The following are encoded together in the Halopseudomonas salegens genome:
- a CDS encoding pyridoxal phosphate-dependent aminotransferase, whose product MDQQHFAINLNVRGIQPSATLRINELSNQLRSEGRDIIKLGLGQSPFPVPERVVDALKTHAHEKDYLPVKGLKALREAIAGYINRSERMRCGWEDVLIGPGSKELLFILQLAYYGDLLIPRPSWVSYAPQARIIGRSVHWLPTHADNNWQLTAEELDIICRDDPTRPRILILNYPSNPTGCTYTDDQLLALAHVARKYRIILLSDEIYGEVHFAGQHKSIARYYPEGTIISTGLSKWAGAGGWRLGTFIFPPQLRALQDAMAIIASETFTATSAPIQYAAVAAFDGGSDIDDYLLHSRRVLKVIGEYLHSRLIAMNIEVQKPEGGFYLLPDFAAYRSVLEKADIKTSASLCTRLLESTGIAILPGSDFGFSPDQLFARLAFVDFDGAAALALSAEEYAGRDLDEAFVANACPRLTRAMDKLQDWLSRVG is encoded by the coding sequence ATGGATCAGCAGCATTTCGCCATCAATCTCAATGTCCGTGGTATTCAGCCGTCGGCTACCCTGCGTATCAACGAGCTGAGCAATCAGCTACGCAGTGAAGGCCGCGACATCATCAAGCTCGGTTTGGGGCAGTCGCCTTTCCCGGTGCCCGAGCGCGTGGTCGATGCGCTAAAAACCCATGCCCATGAAAAGGATTACTTGCCGGTCAAAGGGCTCAAGGCATTGCGCGAGGCCATTGCCGGTTACATCAACCGCAGTGAGCGTATGCGTTGTGGCTGGGAAGATGTGCTCATCGGGCCCGGTTCCAAGGAGTTACTGTTCATCCTGCAACTGGCCTATTACGGCGATTTGCTGATTCCGCGTCCCAGCTGGGTGTCCTACGCGCCACAAGCACGGATTATCGGGCGCTCGGTGCATTGGCTGCCCACCCATGCTGACAACAACTGGCAACTGACAGCCGAAGAGCTGGATATCATTTGTCGCGATGATCCAACGCGGCCGCGCATCCTGATCCTGAATTACCCGTCGAACCCAACGGGCTGTACCTATACCGATGACCAGTTGTTGGCTCTTGCCCATGTGGCGCGCAAGTACCGGATTATTCTGCTCTCCGACGAAATCTACGGTGAAGTGCACTTTGCCGGCCAGCACAAGTCGATTGCCCGCTACTACCCCGAAGGCACCATTATCAGTACCGGTCTGAGCAAGTGGGCCGGGGCGGGAGGCTGGCGCCTGGGAACCTTTATCTTCCCGCCGCAACTACGTGCCTTGCAGGATGCCATGGCGATCATTGCCAGCGAAACCTTTACGGCCACCAGTGCGCCCATTCAGTACGCCGCGGTAGCGGCTTTTGACGGCGGCAGTGATATTGATGATTACCTGCTGCATTCGCGACGGGTGCTCAAGGTGATCGGAGAGTATCTGCACAGTCGCCTGATTGCCATGAATATTGAGGTGCAAAAGCCGGAGGGTGGTTTTTATCTGCTGCCGGATTTCGCAGCCTACCGCAGTGTGCTGGAAAAAGCGGATATCAAGACCAGTGCCTCGCTGTGTACGCGTTTGCTCGAGTCGACCGGTATCGCCATATTGCCCGGCAGTGATTTTGGCTTTAGCCCGGATCAGTTATTCGCCCGTCTGGCTTTCGTCGATTTTGATGGTGCTGCGGCATTGGCGCTGAGCGCAGAGGAGTACGCCGGGCGCGATCTGGATGAGGCTTTTGTGGCCAATGCTTGCCCACGGCTGACAAGAGCCATGGACAAACTGCAAGACTGGCTGAGCCGAGTGGGCTGA
- a CDS encoding DUF2855 family protein — protein MSAHNNPVFVVHKDDIQQTDLLEQPLLTAADLADGEALLAVDRFSFTANNITYAALGKRFQYWDFFPAPAPWGQIPVWGFADVTASRHPEIKVGTRVYGYLPMSKQLRVQPGQITDSSFVDISEHRSHLALAYNQYQFTANDPAYRREHEALQMLLRPLLITSFLLDDFLAAKDFFDADDILLTSASSKTALGLAFMLHHQKGKRDKPQRIVGLTSAGNRDFVAGLGYYDDVVGYDEIEQMDPQRRSVVVDFAGNSDVLGRIHQQFADNLYFSSLVGAAHWDQRGGSKELPGPAPEVFFAPGYWAQRAKESGNGVLMQQFAALWSPLVHSVEQWMEIKTVTGTEAIAAAYQDTLAGRVNPQQGLIMQL, from the coding sequence ATGAGCGCGCACAACAATCCCGTTTTTGTAGTCCATAAGGATGATATCCAACAGACCGACCTGCTGGAGCAACCCCTGCTGACAGCAGCCGATCTGGCTGATGGTGAGGCCTTGCTGGCAGTGGACCGCTTTTCCTTTACCGCCAACAACATCACTTACGCAGCCCTGGGCAAGCGCTTTCAATACTGGGACTTCTTTCCAGCACCGGCACCCTGGGGGCAAATTCCGGTCTGGGGCTTTGCCGATGTGACGGCATCGCGGCACCCTGAGATCAAGGTGGGTACCCGCGTCTATGGTTATCTGCCAATGAGCAAACAGCTCAGAGTCCAGCCAGGCCAGATTACCGACAGCAGCTTTGTCGATATCAGTGAGCATCGCAGTCATTTGGCGCTGGCCTATAACCAGTATCAGTTCACCGCCAACGACCCGGCCTACCGCCGCGAGCATGAAGCCCTGCAAATGCTGCTGCGCCCGCTGCTGATCACCTCTTTCCTGTTGGATGACTTTCTGGCGGCCAAAGACTTTTTCGACGCCGATGACATCCTCCTGACCAGCGCCTCGAGCAAGACCGCACTGGGCCTGGCCTTTATGCTGCACCACCAGAAAGGCAAGCGCGACAAGCCGCAACGCATTGTCGGGTTGACCTCGGCGGGCAACCGCGACTTTGTCGCTGGGCTGGGGTATTACGATGACGTAGTGGGCTATGACGAGATCGAGCAGATGGATCCGCAGCGCCGTAGTGTGGTGGTCGACTTTGCCGGCAACAGCGATGTGCTGGGCAGGATCCACCAACAGTTTGCCGACAACCTGTACTTCAGCTCACTGGTGGGTGCGGCACACTGGGATCAGCGTGGCGGCAGCAAGGAATTGCCGGGGCCAGCCCCCGAGGTCTTCTTCGCCCCCGGTTACTGGGCGCAGCGGGCCAAGGAGTCCGGTAATGGCGTGCTGATGCAGCAATTTGCCGCACTCTGGTCGCCCCTGGTGCACTCCGTCGAGCAATGGATGGAGATCAAGACGGTCACCGGCACCGAAGCAATCGCCGCTGCCTACCAGGACACCCTGGCTGGCCGCGTCAATCCGCAACAGGGTCTGATCATGCAGCTATGA
- a CDS encoding DMT family transporter produces MSGKTVNSAIFLLVIGNALALVSDVMIKLLEADAPIFQFVFLRSLITLVVLLPFYRHIDRKHLFAGASLHFSRAHLHLIGMLCMVYALLNLPLATANAVFYAAPIIVMLLSVVFFKERLTGLSLLAVFSGFAGILVILRPVDFSWAALAALATALTLAINAVLVRRLPAQQSTVHKLVLNYLMILPLCAALMLWEGAQWSWGVLFSALGSAIFILGYNISVLLAYRQVDANQITSAEYTGLLWAVAIGWIWFAEVPDLWFLSGSLMIVLPLILIGLQHRKRVRIANHHLSDTRYHPVRKQSASS; encoded by the coding sequence ATGTCCGGAAAAACGGTCAACAGTGCTATTTTTTTGTTGGTCATTGGCAATGCACTGGCACTTGTTTCCGATGTAATGATCAAGCTACTGGAAGCCGATGCACCCATTTTTCAGTTTGTCTTCCTGCGCAGCCTGATCACTCTGGTCGTGCTGTTGCCCTTCTACCGGCACATTGATCGCAAGCACTTGTTCGCCGGAGCCAGCTTGCACTTTTCCCGAGCGCACCTGCATCTGATCGGTATGCTGTGCATGGTATATGCCTTGCTCAATCTGCCTTTGGCAACGGCCAACGCGGTGTTCTATGCTGCTCCTATCATCGTCATGTTGCTGTCTGTCGTGTTCTTCAAAGAGCGTTTGACCGGACTCAGCCTGCTTGCTGTATTCAGCGGTTTTGCCGGCATTCTGGTCATTTTGCGGCCGGTCGATTTTTCCTGGGCTGCACTGGCCGCTCTGGCTACTGCGCTGACACTGGCCATCAACGCCGTCCTGGTTCGTCGCCTGCCAGCGCAGCAGTCAACGGTGCACAAGTTGGTGCTGAATTATTTGATGATACTGCCCCTGTGCGCGGCATTGATGCTTTGGGAAGGCGCGCAATGGAGCTGGGGAGTTTTGTTCAGCGCCCTGGGCTCGGCGATATTTATCCTCGGCTACAATATCAGCGTGCTACTGGCGTATCGTCAGGTAGACGCCAATCAGATTACCAGCGCCGAATATACCGGGCTGTTGTGGGCGGTGGCGATAGGCTGGATCTGGTTCGCCGAGGTGCCGGATCTGTGGTTCCTCTCAGGTAGCCTGATGATCGTATTGCCACTGATTCTGATTGGCTTGCAACACCGCAAACGCGTACGCATCGCCAATCATCACCTGTCGGATACCCGCTATCACCCGGTACGCAAACAGTCCGCATCAAGCTGA
- a CDS encoding LysR family transcriptional regulator yields the protein MKLPPLKALPVFAAVARCNSFSRAAEELSVTQSAVSHQIKQLENYLGESLFVRTGRYLQLTEQGRQYAEAIGAALRQIEQASEQLRGHERAQIRLSVFSSFAVRWLVPRLPDLQQAYPQLDLALEMSSEIPELSDRVADCFITVRPDSTAYSYDLLYTERLFPVCSQRLWQQICQRVGLDPLSAHADSNQLTAHELAGFPLLSTHSIYNRAAGDWQAWFAAAGLVIPAATRLQHFSHMLLALEAARYHQGIALTNDYMLSTRADSADFVRLPAHFVVTGDVFYFAWKSSRRQEAGIQLLRRWLSKETIESGLRSHAMT from the coding sequence ATGAAATTGCCACCCCTGAAAGCCTTGCCCGTATTTGCCGCAGTAGCTCGTTGCAACAGCTTTTCGCGTGCCGCAGAAGAGCTGTCGGTAACCCAGAGTGCAGTCAGTCATCAGATCAAGCAGCTGGAAAACTATCTGGGAGAGTCACTGTTCGTTCGTACCGGTCGATACCTTCAGTTGACCGAGCAGGGAAGGCAGTATGCCGAAGCGATCGGCGCTGCTCTGCGTCAGATCGAGCAGGCCAGTGAACAACTGCGTGGACATGAGCGGGCACAAATTCGCCTCTCGGTATTCAGTTCCTTTGCCGTGCGCTGGTTGGTACCCCGCTTGCCTGACTTGCAGCAGGCCTATCCGCAACTGGATCTGGCGCTGGAGATGAGCAGCGAGATACCGGAATTGTCCGACCGGGTAGCAGATTGCTTTATCACCGTCCGGCCGGACTCCACGGCCTACAGTTACGACTTGCTGTATACCGAGCGCCTTTTCCCGGTTTGCAGCCAGCGTCTTTGGCAGCAGATATGCCAGCGAGTCGGGCTGGATCCGTTGTCGGCACATGCCGACAGCAATCAGTTGACCGCGCATGAATTGGCCGGCTTCCCGCTACTCTCTACACACAGTATCTATAATCGCGCAGCGGGAGACTGGCAGGCCTGGTTTGCCGCTGCCGGGCTGGTAATTCCGGCCGCTACCCGGCTGCAGCACTTCAGTCATATGCTGCTGGCACTGGAAGCTGCGCGTTACCATCAGGGTATCGCCCTGACCAACGATTACATGCTCAGTACACGAGCTGATTCAGCGGATTTTGTGCGTTTGCCGGCACACTTTGTGGTAACCGGCGATGTCTTCTATTTCGCCTGGAAGAGCAGTCGGAGACAGGAAGCGGGTATTCAATTGCTGCGTCGCTGGCTCAGCAAGGAAACTATCGAGTCAGGCTTGCGCAGTCATGCGATGACATGA
- the mltF gene encoding membrane-bound lytic murein transglycosylase MltF codes for MPRLCLPIILLFLLPGLNACSDSTAPALESPGDSGILKVVSRNSSTTYYLDRHEQAIGPEYQLVTDFAAAQGWDVEWTLVDSTAAVLATLEEGRVHLAAAGLTHLPERDERFHPGAVHTRVSEQLVCSRSLRQLPDSPADMVGLTIRVTAESSYIQTLTRLQEAEPAMEFEADNERTTEVLLADVASGEVDCTVADSNIVQVMRRQFPALSIAMDLREGEQLGWYTARGQRSLARQSRRWIDSGDGELSVTLMQQRYYNYIGDFDFVDFRALNRRIADRLPRYMDVFVSAEEQTGMPADLLAALAYQESHWDPQAVSPTGVRGIMMLTQNTASDVGVSNRLDPEQSIFGGARYLADRHARLPEDIPEPDRTFLALASYNIGRGHLLDARQLARELGKDPDSWVDMRQVLPLKADKRYYPDTRYGYARGYEPVHYVQRIRNYRDVIAPAFTVYTQAD; via the coding sequence ATGCCAAGACTTTGCCTGCCGATTATTCTGTTGTTCCTGCTGCCCGGCTTGAATGCCTGCTCGGACTCGACGGCCCCGGCATTGGAGTCCCCAGGTGATTCAGGCATCCTCAAGGTCGTCAGCCGAAACAGCTCCACCACTTATTATCTGGACCGGCATGAACAGGCGATTGGCCCGGAATATCAGTTGGTGACTGACTTTGCTGCGGCGCAGGGATGGGACGTTGAGTGGACGCTGGTTGATTCTACTGCCGCCGTTCTGGCTACCCTCGAGGAAGGCCGAGTGCATCTGGCTGCCGCCGGCCTGACGCATTTGCCGGAACGTGACGAGCGTTTCCATCCCGGTGCGGTCCATACCCGGGTCAGCGAACAGCTGGTCTGCTCGCGCAGCTTGCGGCAGTTGCCGGACAGTCCGGCAGATATGGTCGGTCTGACAATACGGGTAACGGCAGAATCCAGTTACATTCAGACCCTGACTCGGCTGCAGGAAGCCGAGCCTGCCATGGAATTCGAAGCGGACAACGAGCGGACTACCGAAGTTCTGCTGGCGGACGTGGCCAGTGGCGAGGTGGATTGCACGGTAGCTGACTCCAATATCGTGCAGGTCATGCGCAGGCAGTTTCCGGCGCTGAGCATTGCCATGGACTTGCGCGAAGGTGAACAGCTGGGCTGGTATACCGCTCGCGGTCAGCGAAGCCTGGCTCGCCAGAGCCGTCGCTGGATCGACTCCGGTGACGGAGAGTTATCGGTAACCTTGATGCAGCAGCGTTACTACAACTACATCGGCGATTTTGATTTTGTCGACTTCCGGGCCCTGAATCGCCGGATTGCCGATCGACTGCCGCGGTATATGGATGTGTTTGTCAGTGCTGAAGAGCAGACCGGTATGCCGGCTGATCTGTTGGCTGCACTGGCATATCAGGAGTCGCACTGGGACCCTCAGGCGGTATCACCAACGGGCGTGCGCGGGATCATGATGTTGACGCAAAACACTGCCAGTGATGTAGGGGTCAGTAACCGCCTCGACCCTGAGCAATCAATCTTCGGGGGCGCGCGTTATCTGGCTGATCGACATGCTCGCTTGCCGGAGGATATCCCCGAGCCGGATCGTACCTTCCTGGCCCTGGCCAGCTACAACATTGGTCGCGGGCACCTGCTGGATGCACGCCAACTCGCCCGCGAGCTGGGCAAGGACCCTGACTCCTGGGTTGACATGCGACAAGTGCTGCCGCTCAAAGCTGACAAACGCTACTATCCTGATACCCGTTACGGCTATGCACGGGGTTATGAGCCGGTCCACTATGTGCAGCGCATCCGCAATTATCGTGATGTGATTGCTCCGGCTTTTACGGTATACACTCAGGCTGATTGA
- a CDS encoding PIN domain-containing protein, with product MGDISEASDSSGHATEHETSVLLLDLENCPHHLNHLPKSLEQFDRVIICYAQRGPKVPLDWLVPLSKALQQERLTIHKMDQTGKNSADFGICFFAGLLAQELPLDTHFVIVSNDGDLDHAIQLLHRIGRSAERVGSQKVEPNSESDDDQALARYCRHLTTYRKNRPAREDTLRNSIRNKFKADPALAGRLYEALVREGVIIIDGGRVQYNDEAIARLLRN from the coding sequence ATGGGGGACATCAGTGAAGCCTCAGATAGCAGCGGGCATGCTACGGAGCATGAGACCAGCGTGCTGTTGCTGGATCTGGAAAATTGCCCCCATCATCTGAACCACCTGCCGAAAAGTCTGGAGCAATTTGATCGAGTAATCATCTGCTACGCTCAACGCGGTCCCAAGGTGCCGCTGGATTGGCTGGTGCCATTGTCCAAAGCCCTGCAGCAGGAGCGTTTGACCATTCACAAGATGGACCAGACCGGCAAGAACTCGGCTGACTTCGGCATCTGCTTTTTTGCCGGCTTGCTGGCGCAGGAGTTGCCGCTGGATACCCACTTCGTCATCGTTTCCAATGACGGCGACCTGGATCACGCTATTCAACTGCTGCACCGGATTGGCCGCTCAGCCGAGCGGGTTGGCTCCCAGAAGGTCGAACCGAACAGCGAGAGCGATGATGATCAGGCATTGGCACGCTACTGTCGGCACCTGACCACCTACCGCAAGAATCGTCCTGCGCGCGAAGATACCCTGCGCAACAGTATCCGCAACAAGTTCAAGGCCGATCCCGCGCTGGCCGGACGCCTGTATGAGGCCCTGGTTCGCGAAGGGGTGATCATCATTGACGGGGGACGGGTGCAATACAACGATGAGGCAATTGCTCGTTTGTTGCGCAACTAG